In the genome of Dickeya fangzhongdai, one region contains:
- a CDS encoding acyl-CoA thioesterase — MTQSLTIEERIQHSITRVAKVVFPTNINHHSTLFGGTALAWMDEISFITATRFCHKPLVTVSTEKINFTTPIPSGTIVELVGQVSRVGRTSLTVDVSVYLEQMYAEGRTKVITGQFNFVAVNDEGRPIPLF; from the coding sequence ATGACGCAATCCTTAACTATTGAAGAGCGTATTCAGCACTCCATCACCCGGGTCGCCAAAGTGGTCTTCCCCACCAATATCAACCACCATTCGACGCTGTTTGGCGGTACCGCGCTGGCGTGGATGGATGAAATTTCGTTTATTACCGCCACCCGTTTCTGCCATAAACCACTGGTCACCGTTTCCACCGAAAAGATCAACTTCACTACCCCTATCCCGTCGGGCACCATTGTCGAGCTGGTCGGGCAGGTCAGCCGGGTCGGACGCACCAGCCTGACGGTCGATGTATCGGTGTATCTGGAGCAGATGTATGCCGAAGGCCGCACCAAAGTGATTACCGGTCAGTTCAATTTTGTGGCGGTCAATGACGAAGGGCGCCCGATTCCATTATTCTGA
- the moeA gene encoding molybdopterin molybdotransferase MoeA — translation MDTSGLLSLEQALQTMLAQVSPLTATETVSIYQAAGRITASAVNSPLDVPPFDNSAMDGYAVRCHELTGQPLPVAGKAFAGAPFDADWPAGSCIRIMTGAPIPVGADAVVMQEDTENDADGRVHFTRAVKPGQNIRRIGEDIRRQAQVLPAGTRLGAAELPLLASLGIATVEVVRRLRVALFSTGDELQPVGEPLQAGQIYDTNRFTVRLMLEQLGYEVIDLGIVRDDPAALRQVFREADQAADVVISSGGVSVGEADYTKQMLETLGDIRFWKLAIKPGKPFAFGKLSHAWFCGLPGNPVSAAVTFYQLVQPLLARLSGHTGWSLPARFRVKTATALKKSPGRLDFQRGILARTAGGDLEVRTTGHQGSHVFSSFSQGNCFIVLEAERGRVEAGEWVDVEPFNALLQSHY, via the coding sequence ATGGATACTTCGGGTTTACTCTCTCTGGAACAGGCGCTGCAAACCATGCTGGCGCAGGTTTCACCACTCACCGCCACAGAAACGGTTTCGATTTATCAGGCCGCCGGTCGCATCACGGCGAGCGCGGTAAACTCCCCCCTCGACGTGCCCCCGTTCGACAATTCTGCGATGGACGGCTATGCCGTGCGTTGTCATGAACTGACCGGTCAGCCGTTGCCGGTGGCGGGTAAAGCGTTTGCCGGCGCACCGTTTGACGCCGACTGGCCCGCAGGCAGTTGCATCCGCATCATGACCGGCGCGCCGATTCCTGTCGGCGCCGACGCGGTGGTGATGCAGGAAGACACGGAAAACGATGCCGACGGCCGGGTCCATTTCACCCGCGCGGTCAAACCGGGCCAGAACATCCGCCGCATCGGTGAGGATATCCGCCGTCAAGCGCAGGTGCTGCCAGCCGGCACCCGACTGGGCGCCGCCGAACTGCCGTTGCTGGCGTCGCTTGGCATTGCGACGGTCGAGGTGGTGCGCCGTCTGCGAGTAGCGCTGTTTTCCACCGGCGACGAATTACAGCCGGTCGGCGAACCGTTACAGGCCGGGCAGATTTACGATACCAACCGCTTTACCGTGCGCCTGATGCTGGAACAGCTGGGCTATGAGGTGATCGACCTCGGTATCGTGCGTGACGACCCAGCGGCGCTGCGTCAGGTATTTCGGGAAGCGGATCAGGCGGCTGACGTCGTGATCAGCAGCGGCGGCGTGTCGGTGGGCGAAGCGGACTACACCAAACAGATGCTGGAAACGTTGGGCGATATTCGCTTCTGGAAACTGGCGATCAAACCCGGCAAGCCGTTTGCCTTCGGCAAGTTGAGCCACGCCTGGTTCTGCGGGCTACCGGGCAACCCGGTGTCCGCCGCCGTCACCTTTTACCAACTGGTGCAACCGCTGCTGGCACGGCTGTCCGGTCATACCGGCTGGTCATTGCCGGCGCGTTTTCGGGTTAAGACGGCGACAGCGTTGAAAAAATCGCCCGGTCGACTGGACTTCCAGCGCGGCATTTTGGCCCGCACCGCCGGGGGCGACCTGGAAGTGCGCACCACCGGGCACCAGGGGTCCCACGTGTTCAGTTCATTCAGTCAGGGCAACTGCTTCATCGTGCTGGAAGCCGAGCGCGGCCGGGTGGAAGCGGGCGAATGGGTGGACGTAGAACCGTTTAACGCCTTGTTGCAGAGCCATTACTGA
- a CDS encoding YqaE/Pmp3 family membrane protein — protein sequence MGFWRILFTIILPPFGVLLGKGLGWAFLLNVVLTLLGYLPGLIHAFWIQTRPERH from the coding sequence ATGGGTTTCTGGCGTATTCTGTTCACCATTATTCTGCCGCCGTTTGGGGTTTTGTTGGGCAAAGGTCTTGGCTGGGCATTCCTGTTGAATGTCGTGCTGACGTTGCTGGGTTACCTGCCTGGCCTGATCCATGCGTTCTGGATTCAAACGCGCCCTGAACGGCATTAG
- a CDS encoding glycosyltransferase: MISVCMIIKNEARHLAGTLASIAAHFDDIVIVDTGSTDNSRAIASQFTTNIHDFEWIADFSAARNASLDYARHDWVLVIDADEEIESIDIDALYALIKAHPQAIGRVERINYLDEGSDTTTVRESINRLFRKDRYHYSGIIHEQVTPREISAPPAPSFIAPIRLNHVGYKKEILQETDKISRNITLLKQALETQADDPYLLFQLGKSYYLKRDYPSSIDYFRQALRFETNFTYEYTEDLVETYGYALINQGDYAAAMDILQYESHFSSTDFMFLKALIMMNNGQLQNAVDLFIHCTKMPPGNKEGVNSYKANYNIGVILECVGMKQKALEFYQKCGNYALARDGIQRLVH, encoded by the coding sequence ATGATTTCCGTCTGCATGATAATCAAAAACGAGGCCAGGCATCTTGCCGGTACGCTGGCATCCATCGCCGCCCATTTTGACGATATCGTTATTGTCGATACCGGTTCCACCGATAACTCCAGGGCCATCGCCAGTCAGTTCACAACCAATATCCATGATTTCGAATGGATAGCCGATTTCTCCGCCGCGCGTAATGCATCGCTGGATTATGCCCGTCACGATTGGGTGCTGGTGATCGATGCCGATGAAGAAATCGAATCGATTGATATCGATGCGTTATACGCACTGATAAAAGCACACCCGCAGGCGATCGGGCGCGTGGAGCGCATCAATTATCTGGATGAAGGAAGCGATACCACGACCGTCCGGGAATCGATCAATCGTTTATTTCGCAAAGATCGTTATCATTACAGCGGCATTATTCATGAACAGGTTACGCCGCGGGAAATCAGCGCGCCGCCCGCCCCTTCATTTATAGCCCCGATACGCCTGAATCATGTGGGATACAAAAAAGAAATACTGCAGGAAACCGATAAAATTTCGCGAAACATCACCCTGCTGAAACAAGCGCTTGAAACACAGGCTGACGACCCTTATCTGCTGTTTCAACTGGGAAAAAGTTATTACCTGAAGCGGGACTATCCCTCCTCGATTGACTATTTCCGGCAGGCATTGCGTTTTGAAACCAATTTTACGTACGAATATACCGAAGACCTGGTCGAGACCTATGGTTATGCGCTGATCAATCAGGGCGACTATGCGGCGGCCATGGATATTCTTCAGTATGAATCCCATTTTTCATCTACTGATTTTATGTTTTTAAAAGCATTGATTATGATGAATAATGGTCAGCTTCAAAACGCGGTTGATTTATTTATCCACTGCACAAAGATGCCGCCGGGGAATAAAGAGGGCGTCAATTCCTATAAAGCCAATTATAATATCGGCGTTATTCTGGAATGTGTCGGCATGAAGCAGAAGGCGCTGGAGTTTTATCAAAAATGCGGTAATTACGCGCTGGCGCGTGACGGCATTCAACGGCTGGTTCATTGA
- a CDS encoding flavodoxin family protein yields MSKIAVVYYSGYGHTKLIAELVAESAKASLIAIDSNGDITDADWETLNAADGIIFGAPTYMGNAPWQFKKFADASSKIWFTRGWQDKVFGGFVNSASLNGDKQVTLIYLQTLAAQHGGIWVSLGQLPANALASTRNDANNLGGSGGALIQSPSDAGADAIPAGDLETAKLYGARVAEITRRLHG; encoded by the coding sequence ATGAGCAAGATTGCAGTTGTCTACTATTCTGGCTACGGTCACACCAAACTTATCGCTGAACTGGTTGCGGAAAGCGCCAAAGCCAGCCTGATCGCTATCGACAGCAATGGCGATATCACCGACGCGGACTGGGAAACACTGAACGCCGCAGACGGCATCATCTTCGGCGCGCCGACCTACATGGGCAACGCCCCCTGGCAGTTCAAGAAATTCGCCGACGCCAGCTCAAAAATCTGGTTTACCCGCGGCTGGCAGGACAAGGTGTTTGGCGGCTTCGTCAACAGCGCCAGCCTGAACGGCGACAAACAAGTGACGCTGATTTATCTGCAGACGCTGGCTGCACAGCACGGCGGCATCTGGGTCAGCCTGGGTCAACTGCCGGCTAACGCGCTGGCTTCCACCCGCAACGACGCCAACAACCTCGGTGGTTCCGGCGGTGCGCTGATTCAGTCTCCGTCCGACGCCGGCGCCGATGCCATTCCGGCTGGCGATCTGGAAACCGCCAAACTCTACGGCGCGCGCGTTGCTGAAATTACCCGTCGCCTGCACGGTTAA
- a CDS encoding discoidin domain-containing protein — MWYKSGSLSLFSGSKVVLGNNTIWTDKNNGVIAGGMLLIFADCSIKIYEIASVVSDTELVLVSEYSGCTANGVHYAIPAFGSSDTFDHAAYVAQVAAMLAGYQSQLTQWKQVLTERGQVTLTDSNGQNVVVKTLPDLTDAVSRMMDKTLNGADIPDKAQFVANLGLSDVVHKSDLANHTHTASQITDFTDAVRKVLVATLAAGRGVSLAYDNRNNQLTINATGTGSDSGQGGRGYTVSNQQGATTGQVFSFPISTDSQWDYSAEAYALKEEAGLSNQTVVLESFDATSRNDYQQTSALVWDGTVKPYSGETYAVAADGDYYSREIKADGKSIQISSISYATPVMAANTSADGYVASASSVYDTSVFAWMAFNRKVGGYYDNNKAWFSAKNNWPAWLRIDFPQPYAVTEYEIGVRNDGYPSNPAHDSARPTNFSLQGSNDGSTWTDLDVQSNVTWQTLPQVKTFKIGTPAAYSKYRLYITSSDGDGIIVGISMLNLYRTSNVLLRAGNEYFNVVNHVLVPVNAPTSKGDFASGFRESGIIDASQLNGKLPLTVVAPEQTPITTSYLPYSQIMVSKARYNLSSFKKVNAITASYTAKGNGKLRGAVSHDGRDWYIWNGTQWENIGQLTVDTSGATTLLAKGMPLDVMNKIDSVAWSTWIAPSADGITDSVFIAYAFDITDTSNDTASLDSLNLNVDYVSAWKKQTEAEVEIRWYPDKVTFKTVAAGNYKLAYQQP, encoded by the coding sequence ATGTGGTATAAATCAGGTAGCTTATCTTTATTTTCTGGTAGTAAGGTTGTTCTGGGGAATAATACGATTTGGACAGATAAGAATAATGGCGTTATTGCCGGCGGCATGTTGCTGATTTTTGCTGATTGCAGCATTAAAATTTATGAAATTGCCTCAGTGGTATCGGATACTGAGCTGGTGTTGGTCAGCGAATATAGTGGTTGTACGGCAAATGGCGTGCACTACGCGATTCCGGCATTTGGCAGCAGTGACACGTTTGATCACGCCGCCTATGTGGCGCAGGTTGCGGCGATGCTGGCAGGTTATCAATCCCAGTTGACGCAGTGGAAACAGGTGCTGACCGAGCGCGGTCAGGTGACCCTGACGGACAGCAATGGTCAGAACGTGGTGGTGAAAACGCTGCCGGATTTGACCGACGCCGTCAGCCGGATGATGGATAAAACCCTCAATGGTGCGGATATCCCGGATAAAGCCCAGTTTGTCGCTAATCTTGGATTGAGCGATGTGGTGCATAAGTCCGACCTTGCTAATCATACCCATACTGCCTCGCAAATTACCGACTTCACCGACGCGGTGCGCAAGGTACTTGTGGCGACGCTGGCGGCTGGCCGGGGTGTTTCTCTGGCATATGACAACAGAAACAACCAACTGACCATCAACGCAACCGGGACGGGAAGCGATTCGGGCCAGGGGGGAAGAGGCTATACCGTGTCGAACCAACAAGGCGCGACCACGGGACAAGTTTTCTCATTCCCGATATCTACAGATAGCCAATGGGATTACAGTGCTGAAGCTTATGCGCTAAAAGAAGAAGCTGGCTTGAGTAATCAGACGGTGGTACTGGAAAGCTTTGATGCAACCAGTCGTAATGATTATCAGCAAACATCAGCGTTGGTCTGGGACGGTACGGTGAAACCCTACTCGGGTGAGACTTATGCTGTCGCTGCCGACGGTGATTACTATTCCCGTGAAATCAAGGCTGACGGTAAGAGTATTCAGATTTCTTCCATCAGCTATGCTACTCCGGTGATGGCAGCCAATACCTCCGCTGACGGGTATGTTGCCTCGGCATCCAGTGTCTATGATACCAGTGTATTTGCCTGGATGGCTTTTAACCGCAAGGTCGGGGGATATTATGACAATAACAAAGCGTGGTTTTCGGCCAAAAATAATTGGCCTGCCTGGCTGCGGATTGATTTTCCTCAGCCATACGCTGTAACCGAATATGAGATCGGCGTGCGAAATGATGGCTATCCATCAAACCCGGCGCATGATTCAGCACGCCCTACCAATTTTTCATTGCAGGGATCGAATGACGGTTCTACATGGACGGATCTGGATGTACAAAGCAATGTGACGTGGCAAACCCTGCCGCAGGTGAAGACATTTAAAATCGGTACGCCTGCTGCGTACAGTAAATACCGTTTATATATTACTTCATCTGATGGTGACGGGATCATTGTAGGGATTTCGATGCTGAACCTGTATCGAACGTCAAATGTATTATTGCGTGCCGGTAATGAGTATTTTAACGTCGTCAATCATGTTCTTGTACCGGTGAATGCGCCAACCAGTAAGGGGGATTTTGCCTCTGGCTTCCGTGAGTCCGGCATAATTGATGCAAGTCAGTTGAATGGCAAGCTGCCGTTGACTGTGGTTGCACCAGAACAAACACCGATCACGACATCTTATTTGCCGTATTCGCAGATTATGGTTTCGAAGGCGCGATATAACCTAAGTTCATTCAAAAAAGTGAACGCCATTACTGCCAGCTATACCGCAAAAGGCAATGGTAAATTGCGTGGCGCGGTCAGCCACGATGGAAGAGACTGGTATATCTGGAATGGTACTCAGTGGGAAAATATCGGCCAGTTGACGGTGGATACATCCGGTGCAACGACTCTGTTGGCAAAAGGCATGCCACTGGATGTCATGAATAAGATCGACAGCGTCGCCTGGTCGACCTGGATTGCGCCGAGTGCTGACGGCATTACCGATAGCGTTTTTATTGCCTATGCGTTTGATATTACTGATACCAGTAATGATACGGCGTCGCTTGATTCGCTAAATCTGAATGTGGATTATGTCTCCGCCTGGAAAAAACAGACCGAAGCCGAAGTGGAAATTCGCTGGTATCCCGATAAAGTGACGTTTAAAACCGTGGCGGCGGGTAACTACAAGCTGGCCTATCAACAGCCGTAA
- the moeB gene encoding molybdopterin-synthase adenylyltransferase MoeB: MLPELTDEETLRYNRQIVLRGFDFDAQERLKASRVLIVGLGGLGCAAAQYLASAGVGRLTLLDFDTVSLSNLQRQVLHRDDRIGMPKVESARLTLQGINPHVHITPVQDNLDDDALLALVMQHDAVVDCTDNVSIRDRLNRLCFMQKTPLVSGAAIRMEGQISVFTYQPEEPCYRCLSRLFGDGALTCVEAGVMAPLVGVIGSLQALETIKLLARYGQPLAGKLLLFDAMTMQFREMRLPKNPDCDICGQTS, from the coding sequence ATGTTGCCTGAACTGACTGATGAAGAAACCCTGCGCTATAACCGGCAAATCGTCCTGCGCGGATTCGATTTTGATGCGCAGGAGCGCCTGAAAGCCTCACGGGTATTGATCGTCGGGCTGGGCGGACTGGGTTGCGCCGCCGCGCAGTATCTAGCCTCGGCAGGGGTCGGTCGGTTGACCCTGCTGGATTTTGATACCGTTTCATTGTCCAACCTGCAACGTCAGGTGCTGCACCGTGACGATCGTATCGGCATGCCGAAGGTGGAATCCGCCCGCCTGACCTTGCAGGGCATCAATCCGCATGTTCATATCACGCCGGTTCAGGACAATCTGGACGATGACGCGCTGCTGGCGCTGGTGATGCAACACGATGCCGTGGTGGATTGCACCGACAATGTGTCGATTCGCGATCGGCTCAACCGCCTCTGCTTTATGCAAAAAACGCCGCTGGTATCCGGCGCGGCGATTCGGATGGAGGGGCAAATCAGCGTCTTTACCTATCAGCCGGAGGAACCCTGCTACCGCTGTCTCAGCCGTCTGTTTGGCGACGGCGCGCTAACCTGCGTCGAAGCCGGCGTCATGGCGCCGCTGGTCGGCGTAATCGGCTCATTGCAGGCGCTGGAAACCATCAAGCTACTGGCCCGCTATGGGCAGCCGCTGGCCGGTAAACTGCTGCTGTTTGACGCCATGACGATGCAATTTCGTGAGATGCGACTGCCGAAAAATCCGGACTGCGACATCTGCGGGCAAACAAGCTAA